Proteins from one Deinococcus apachensis DSM 19763 genomic window:
- a CDS encoding metallophosphoesterase translates to MTPEPLASVAIGDIHGRLDLLDALLARFPDRRLVFLGDYVDRGPDSPGVLRRVRALVESGQAVACLGNHDLMMIDAVVEGGDPHLWQMNGGTETEDAYLGDHAAMLGDAQWMQEHLKPWHVEGRVLFAHAMRPHPSDPVAHLWGRPLDTPVYPLPAGVTVSVHGHTPMAACPFPMGLEDGTVVWFIDTGAVWTGRLCALDCETLTPSVVRL, encoded by the coding sequence GTGACCCCCGAACCCCTCGCCTCCGTCGCCATCGGGGACATTCACGGGCGCCTCGACCTGCTCGACGCGCTGCTCGCCCGCTTCCCGGACCGCCGCCTGGTGTTCCTCGGGGATTACGTGGACCGGGGCCCGGACTCGCCCGGCGTGCTCCGGCGCGTGCGTGCCCTCGTTGAGTCCGGGCAGGCCGTCGCGTGCCTGGGGAACCACGACCTCATGATGATTGACGCCGTCGTGGAAGGCGGGGACCCGCACCTCTGGCAGATGAACGGCGGCACGGAGACGGAGGACGCCTACCTGGGCGATCACGCGGCGATGCTCGGGGACGCCCAGTGGATGCAGGAGCACCTGAAGCCCTGGCACGTGGAGGGCCGGGTGCTGTTCGCGCACGCCATGCGCCCGCACCCGTCCGACCCGGTCGCGCACCTGTGGGGCCGCCCGTTGGACACGCCGGTCTACCCGCTGCCCGCGGGCGTCACGGTGAGTGTTCACGGGCACACGCCCATGGCGGCCTGCCCGTTCCCGATGGGTCTGGAGGACGGGACGGTGGTGTGGTTCATCGACACGGGCGCCGTGTGGACGGGCAGGCTCTGCGCGCTGGACTGCGAGACGTTGACCCCAAGCGTGGTCCGCCTATGA
- a CDS encoding RusA family crossover junction endodeoxyribonuclease, whose amino-acid sequence MSLELWLPGESISLNNVYFNRRGGRGRVLTPEGQAFKQHVAYHVGRARPNVPPGPLALTAHLYGRWSTKNGDPRRRDLSNAIKVLEDAVFDALQLDDCRVRALNARAIHDPNPRMYVRLEAL is encoded by the coding sequence TTGAGCCTGGAACTCTGGCTGCCCGGGGAGTCCATCTCCTTGAACAACGTGTACTTCAACCGGCGTGGCGGGCGAGGGCGCGTGCTCACGCCGGAAGGGCAGGCGTTCAAGCAGCACGTCGCGTACCACGTGGGCCGGGCCCGCCCCAACGTCCCGCCCGGCCCGCTCGCCCTGACCGCCCACCTGTACGGCCGCTGGAGCACGAAGAACGGTGACCCCCGGCGCCGGGACCTCTCCAACGCGATCAAGGTGCTGGAGGACGCCGTGTTCGACGCCCTCCAGCTCGACGACTGCCGCGTGCGCGCCCTGAACGCCCGCGCGATTCACGACCCAAACCCGCGCATGTACGTGCGCCTGGAGGCCCTGTGA
- a CDS encoding RusA family crossover junction endodeoxyribonuclease, which translates to MNPFQTRQQAEAYLSRIADPAAREATRARLLDYGYHLDEVARPTPETRPPVTARQDVVPAPGGRAQPAPLDLARVIPGALFFALPWPPSLNSIWRATVVTGKGGKPQARILLSQEGRAYRRAVKERMQAYRIHAPYTTPPGARLALTLTACPPDKRARDLSNLPKALEDALTHAKVWADDSLVDELRVVRGEVCPGGRVVVQITPISSGLFRSCGDLGEE; encoded by the coding sequence GTGAACCCCTTCCAGACCCGCCAGCAGGCCGAGGCGTACCTCTCACGCATCGCTGACCCAGCGGCGCGTGAGGCCACACGGGCGCGGCTACTGGACTACGGCTACCACCTGGACGAAGTGGCTCGCCCGACCCCCGAAACTCGCCCACCTGTGACGGCGCGCCAGGACGTTGTCCCTGCTCCGGGTGGGCGAGCTCAGCCCGCGCCGCTCGACCTCGCCCGTGTCATCCCCGGCGCCCTATTCTTCGCCCTGCCTTGGCCGCCCTCCCTCAACAGCATCTGGCGCGCGACGGTCGTGACCGGCAAGGGCGGCAAGCCGCAGGCCCGTATCCTGCTCAGCCAGGAGGGCCGCGCCTACCGCCGCGCCGTGAAGGAACGGATGCAGGCGTACCGCATCCACGCGCCCTACACCACGCCGCCCGGCGCTCGCCTTGCGCTGACCCTCACCGCCTGCCCGCCGGACAAGCGTGCCCGGGACCTCAGCAACCTCCCGAAAGCGCTGGAAGATGCCCTGACGCATGCCAAGGTCTGGGCGGACGACAGCCTCGTCGACGAGCTGCGGGTCGTGCGGGGCGAGGTGTGCCCGGGTGGGCGGGTGGTTGTGCAGATTACACCCATCAGCAGCGGACTGTTCAGGTCGTGCGGTGATTTGGGGGAGGAATGA
- a CDS encoding DUF7669 domain-containing protein: protein MSCREEILQVARLLSRRRPDRTFTADDVLTAMEDRQTKFLASTIWYHVTVVMCVNAVGRDAAKYKDLERVGRNRYRLL from the coding sequence ATGAGTTGTCGGGAGGAGATTTTGCAAGTGGCCAGGTTGCTGAGTCGTCGCCGACCTGATCGAACCTTTACTGCAGATGACGTCCTGACAGCCATGGAAGATCGCCAGACCAAATTCTTGGCCTCTACAATTTGGTACCACGTCACGGTGGTCATGTGCGTCAATGCTGTTGGTCGGGACGCGGCCAAGTACAAAGACCTGGAGCGTGTCGGGAGAAACCGATACCGGCTGCTCTAA
- a CDS encoding replicative DNA helicase, which produces MTAPRPLPQNHDLERQALASVLIDPLAWQHLADLPPEAWYNPATRELAGLMHELHAAGLPIDDTGLILGRAGETGRAQLVNGAFLGAVMTAETTGFYAEHYARELRALHGRREAIRRAHQLVHHATEGDLGAEELATLASQVASPLDVRTRSGFTTHADAIDAALAEIESPTPNALSTGYADLDDQILGFEPGAMYVLAARPAMGKTAMGYSFALNAAKAGKHVGVASLEMPAKALALRALATAASVDLNKIRQRTTTGPERERLRVHANRTRALPIRYMEATDQTGASIARDARKLRAAGQLDLLLIDYLQLIESGKGGSENRVQEVSQVSRTLKKLAMELQIPVIVLSQLSRAVEMRPSKKPILSDLRESGAVEQDADTVMFIYRDEYYNKETDQQGIAEIIVGKQRNGPVGTVKLAYNSEFVRFANLSRAEPALL; this is translated from the coding sequence ATGACCGCCCCACGCCCCCTTCCCCAGAACCACGACCTGGAGCGGCAGGCCCTGGCCTCGGTCCTGATCGATCCCCTGGCCTGGCAGCACCTGGCGGACCTCCCGCCCGAGGCCTGGTACAACCCCGCCACCCGCGAACTCGCGGGCCTGATGCACGAGTTGCACGCCGCTGGGCTCCCCATCGACGACACCGGGCTGATCCTGGGCCGGGCAGGCGAGACCGGGCGGGCCCAGCTCGTCAACGGCGCCTTCCTGGGCGCGGTCATGACCGCCGAGACGACCGGGTTCTACGCCGAGCACTACGCCCGTGAGCTGCGCGCCCTGCACGGCCGCCGGGAGGCCATCCGGCGTGCCCACCAGCTGGTACACCACGCCACCGAGGGCGACCTGGGCGCCGAGGAGCTGGCGACCCTCGCCTCGCAGGTGGCCAGTCCGTTGGACGTTCGGACCCGTTCCGGCTTCACGACCCATGCCGACGCCATCGACGCGGCCCTGGCGGAGATCGAGAGCCCCACTCCGAACGCCCTGAGCACCGGGTACGCGGACCTGGATGACCAGATCCTGGGCTTTGAGCCGGGGGCGATGTACGTCCTGGCTGCCCGCCCCGCGATGGGGAAGACCGCGATGGGCTACAGCTTCGCCCTGAACGCCGCCAAGGCTGGGAAGCACGTGGGGGTGGCGAGCCTGGAGATGCCCGCCAAGGCGCTGGCCCTGCGTGCCCTGGCGACGGCCGCCTCGGTGGACCTGAACAAGATCCGGCAGCGCACGACCACTGGGCCGGAGCGTGAGCGGCTGCGCGTCCACGCGAACCGCACCCGCGCCCTCCCCATCCGGTACATGGAGGCGACGGACCAGACCGGGGCCAGCATCGCCCGGGACGCCCGCAAGCTCAGGGCGGCCGGACAACTCGACCTACTCCTGATCGACTACCTGCAACTCATCGAGAGCGGCAAGGGGGGCAGTGAGAACCGGGTGCAGGAGGTCAGCCAGGTCAGCCGGACGCTGAAGAAGCTGGCCATGGAACTCCAGATTCCGGTGATCGTCCTCAGCCAGCTCTCCCGCGCGGTGGAGATGCGCCCGAGCAAGAAGCCCATCCTCTCCGACCTGCGTGAATCCGGTGCGGTGGAGCAGGACGCAGACACCGTGATGTTCATCTACCGGGACGAGTACTACAACAAGGAGACCGATCAACAGGGGATCGCCGAGATCATCGTCGGCAAGCAGCGGAACGGGCCTGTCGGGACCGTGAAGCTCGCCTACAACTCCGAATTCGTGCGTTTCGCCAACCTCAGCCGGGCCGAGCCCGCGCTGCTCTAA
- a CDS encoding helix-turn-helix domain-containing protein encodes MSSAATGWAWQQHVPNGIKTTLLALADLADGRGRVQEPQEEIATRAGCKDRTVRRHLAWLEEHGLIRRERTYRDDGGRDVDEVQLMMKPARKADLEPVEAPGQADQTPPGQSVHPPLDNMSDLRDKHPYSLLGSKSSTNNNSESSHQRDMHTLAEAGLMEVWRDWAGLVKAAPVTLKAQAGQWAAWVREGRADALRAEAQSVIELGSYAHPFAGLKARIKALQNVGAQAPEKGSAPPRPALVAGQRVRYPDGSEATVVAVLSRGVATDHPDYPDVPLGQVKTLTVLTEVSE; translated from the coding sequence GTGAGCAGTGCCGCGACCGGCTGGGCGTGGCAGCAACACGTCCCGAACGGCATCAAGACCACCCTGCTCGCCCTCGCCGACCTCGCGGACGGCCGGGGGCGGGTGCAGGAACCCCAGGAAGAAATCGCCACCCGGGCCGGGTGCAAGGACCGCACCGTGCGGCGGCACCTGGCCTGGCTGGAAGAGCACGGCCTCATCCGGCGGGAGCGCACTTACCGGGATGACGGCGGCCGTGATGTGGACGAGGTGCAACTGATGATGAAACCCGCGCGAAAAGCCGACCTGGAGCCGGTGGAAGCCCCCGGACAGGCTGACCAGACCCCCCCCGGACAAAGTGTCCACCCCCCCCTGGACAACATGTCCGACCTTAGAGATAAACATCCTTATTCCTTATTGGGATCTAAGTCTTCTACCAACAACAACAGCGAGTCGAGCCATCAGCGGGACATGCACACCCTGGCCGAAGCCGGGTTGATGGAGGTGTGGCGGGACTGGGCCGGGCTGGTGAAGGCGGCGCCCGTCACGCTCAAGGCGCAAGCGGGGCAGTGGGCCGCCTGGGTTCGGGAAGGCAGGGCTGACGCCCTGCGCGCTGAAGCGCAAAGCGTGATCGAGCTTGGAAGCTACGCTCACCCCTTCGCCGGGCTCAAAGCGCGCATAAAGGCCCTCCAGAACGTTGGCGCTCAGGCACCCGAGAAAGGTTCCGCCCCGCCGCGCCCAGCGCTTGTGGCGGGGCAGCGCGTGCGGTACCCGGACGGCAGCGAGGCGACGGTCGTGGCGGTGCTCAGCCGCGGCGTGGCGACGGATCACCCGGACTACCCGGACGTGCCGCTGGGGCAGGTCAAGACGCTGACTGTCCTGACCGAGGTGTCCGAATGA